A genomic region of Dactylococcopsis salina PCC 8305 contains the following coding sequences:
- a CDS encoding CTP synthase, translating into MSKFVFVTGGVVSSIGKGIVAASLGRLFKSRDYSVSILKLDPYLNVDPGTMSPFQHGEVFVTDDGAETDLDLGHYERFTDTSMSRLNSVTTGSIYQAVINKERRGDYEGGTVQVIPHITQEIKERIHRVAKNTNPDVVITEVGGTVGDIESLPFLEAIRQFRKEVGRNNVLYMHVTLLPWIASAGEMKTKPTQHSVKELRSIGIQPDVLICRCDRPLEENLKDKLSEFCDVPMESVITAQDATSIYEVPLILEKEGLAQQTLELLQLEQRQPDLRQWQTLVENMASPKQGIEIAIVGKYIQLSDAYLSLVEALRHAAIAQGSEIKLRWVNAEKVEQTNPETYLKDVSGIIVPGGFGIRGIEGKIQAVAYARTENIPFLGLCLGMHCAVVEWARNIAKLDRASSAEFNLDTPNPVINLLPEQQDVVDLGGTMRLGLYPSRLNVESHAYSFYQEEVIYERHRHRYEFNNAYRSLFLENGYAIGGTSLDGRLVEMIERSDHAFFIATQFHPEFRSRPNQPHPLFLGFIEAAMKHHSFEVVPSVSKKAVQEMQVGMGGNIPAEVISN; encoded by the coding sequence ATGAGTAAGTTTGTTTTCGTCACTGGCGGGGTAGTTTCAAGTATTGGTAAAGGTATTGTCGCGGCGAGTTTGGGACGGCTGTTTAAGTCTCGTGATTACTCGGTATCAATTTTGAAACTTGACCCCTATCTTAATGTTGACCCTGGAACCATGAGTCCGTTTCAGCATGGAGAAGTGTTCGTTACTGATGATGGGGCGGAAACAGACTTGGATTTAGGTCACTATGAACGGTTTACGGATACTTCGATGTCACGCCTCAATAGTGTCACTACTGGCTCGATTTATCAGGCGGTGATCAATAAAGAGCGTCGAGGGGATTACGAAGGGGGAACGGTACAAGTCATCCCCCATATTACTCAAGAAATTAAAGAGCGCATCCATCGGGTGGCAAAAAATACTAACCCAGATGTGGTGATTACGGAAGTGGGGGGAACGGTTGGTGATATTGAATCGTTACCTTTTTTAGAGGCAATTCGACAGTTTCGGAAAGAGGTGGGGCGGAATAATGTGCTTTATATGCACGTGACATTATTGCCTTGGATTGCTTCGGCTGGTGAGATGAAAACGAAGCCGACACAGCATTCGGTGAAAGAGTTACGATCGATCGGGATTCAGCCAGATGTGTTGATTTGTCGCTGCGATCGACCCCTAGAAGAGAATTTGAAGGATAAGTTATCAGAATTTTGTGATGTGCCGATGGAGTCAGTGATTACAGCACAAGACGCAACCAGCATTTACGAAGTGCCTTTAATTCTAGAAAAAGAAGGACTAGCACAGCAAACCCTAGAATTATTACAGTTAGAACAACGACAGCCAGACTTGCGCCAGTGGCAAACCCTGGTAGAAAATATGGCAAGTCCGAAGCAAGGGATTGAGATCGCGATCGTGGGCAAATACATTCAATTAAGCGATGCTTATCTCTCTCTTGTTGAGGCACTCCGTCACGCCGCGATCGCGCAGGGGAGTGAAATTAAACTCCGTTGGGTTAACGCCGAAAAAGTGGAACAAACCAATCCCGAAACCTATCTCAAAGATGTCAGTGGCATCATTGTTCCGGGTGGGTTTGGCATTCGAGGAATTGAAGGGAAAATTCAAGCGGTGGCATATGCTCGCACTGAAAATATTCCTTTTCTCGGACTCTGTTTAGGAATGCACTGTGCAGTTGTGGAATGGGCGCGAAATATTGCCAAGCTCGATCGAGCCAGTAGTGCCGAATTTAATCTCGATACCCCAAACCCTGTCATTAACCTACTTCCAGAACAACAAGATGTGGTTGACTTAGGGGGAACAATGCGACTGGGGTTATATCCTTCGCGCTTAAATGTAGAAAGTCACGCCTACAGCTTTTATCAAGAGGAAGTGATTTACGAGCGCCATCGTCACCGTTACGAGTTTAATAACGCTTATCGGAGTCTTTTCCTAGAAAATGGTTATGCCATTGGCGGCACTTCTCTGGATGGGCGTTTAGTGGAAATGATCGAACGCAGCGATCACGCCTTCTTTATCGCCACTCAATTCCATCCTGAGTTTCGATCGCGCCCCAACCAGCCTCATCCGCTCTTTTTAGGATTTATAGAAGCTGCCATGAAACACCATTCCTTCGAGGTTGTACCTTCAGTGTCGAAAAAAGCCGTGCAGGAAATGCAGGTAGGAATGGGCGGTAACATTCCCGCAGAAGTGATTTCTAACTAG
- a CDS encoding ferrochelatase has product MVATPEKIQQTSQINTNGDDRVAVLLMGYGEVESYDDFANYNEQALNLLTAKFAPVPTWMYPPVAKLLAMFDLHEWSHQHGNFISPHNKIFEAQREGIEQELRKNWGEKVSVFKAFNFCKPYLPNQVLAQIKEQGYNKILIYPLLVVDSIFTSGIAVEQVNEALRELNSGEEQWVTGMRYIPSFYNQPDYINLMARLVEEKIQSELSDAYLPSEIGIVLMNHGCPHEAKGFTSGIMESEALYESVREQLINKYPLISVGWLNHDTPLIEWTQPNADLAAKNIIELGAKAVVMMPIGFATENHETILDVDHIIHDVKRKYKDVNFVQMACANDHPEFLKMAANWADEQIEALLSETVTVVNPQLAQEKATHGHSHDHSHDHDGHHHHHH; this is encoded by the coding sequence GTGGTCGCAACACCAGAAAAAATTCAACAAACTAGCCAAATCAATACTAATGGCGACGATCGAGTCGCTGTCTTATTAATGGGTTATGGTGAAGTAGAAAGTTATGATGACTTCGCCAACTATAACGAACAAGCGCTGAACTTACTCACCGCAAAATTTGCCCCCGTTCCCACTTGGATGTATCCTCCCGTTGCGAAATTACTAGCAATGTTTGACTTACACGAATGGAGTCATCAACACGGTAATTTTATCTCTCCTCATAATAAAATTTTTGAAGCGCAACGGGAAGGAATCGAACAAGAACTCAGAAAAAACTGGGGAGAAAAAGTTTCGGTTTTCAAGGCATTTAACTTCTGTAAACCCTATCTTCCGAACCAAGTATTAGCGCAAATTAAAGAACAGGGATACAACAAAATTTTAATTTATCCCTTATTAGTTGTAGATTCAATTTTTACCAGTGGAATTGCTGTTGAACAAGTCAACGAAGCACTACGGGAACTCAATTCTGGGGAAGAACAGTGGGTAACTGGAATGCGTTATATTCCCTCTTTCTACAATCAACCTGACTATATTAACCTCATGGCGCGGTTAGTAGAAGAAAAAATCCAAAGTGAGTTATCCGATGCTTATCTCCCCTCGGAAATTGGCATTGTTTTAATGAATCATGGTTGTCCTCACGAAGCCAAAGGATTTACCTCTGGAATTATGGAAAGTGAAGCACTTTATGAAAGTGTCAGAGAACAATTAATTAACAAATATCCTTTGATTTCTGTGGGTTGGTTAAACCACGATACTCCTCTTATTGAATGGACACAGCCTAACGCCGATTTAGCAGCAAAAAATATCATTGAATTGGGCGCTAAAGCAGTGGTAATGATGCCCATTGGTTTTGCCACTGAAAATCACGAAACGATTTTAGATGTTGACCATATTATCCACGATGTAAAACGCAAGTATAAAGATGTAAACTTTGTGCAAATGGCTTGCGCGAATGATCATCCTGAGTTTTTGAAAATGGCGGCAAATTGGGCAGATGAACAGATTGAAGCCTTACTTTCAGAAACAGTGACTGTGGTTAATCCTCAGTTAGCCCAAGAAAAGGCAACTCATGGTCATAGTCATGATCATAGCCATGATCACGACGGACATCATCACCATCATCATTAG